From one Culex quinquefasciatus strain JHB chromosome 3, VPISU_Cqui_1.0_pri_paternal, whole genome shotgun sequence genomic stretch:
- the LOC119770401 gene encoding chitinase 5-like, with product MVSSSDVNRALEACGYSSVGGDLAGIIASGVNRATGSDRNEAAMFTAQLIHESGGFQFREEQGGANQHYTPYHGRGFIQLTHDYNYRPASQDLYGDDRLMRDPGLVSRDARTSMDVSVWFWQKNVRNRGGPSQNNFGLTTKAINGGIESSSSHPSAVKRYKHYRAVASAWGINNVAINQY from the coding sequence ATGGTCAGTTCGTCGGATGTGAACCGAGCTCTCGAGGCGTGCGGATATTCTTCGGTGGGTGGTGATTTGGCCGGAATCATCGCCAGTGGCGTGAATCGAGCGACCGGATCGGACAGAAACGAGGCGGCCATGTTTACGGCCCAGCTGATCCACGAGAGTGGCGGATTTCAGTTCAGGGAGGAGCAGGGTGGTGCTAATCAGCACTACACACCGTACCACGGCCGAGGTTTTATTCAGCTGACCCACGACTACAACTACAGGCCGGCGTCTCAAGATTTGTACGGCGATGACCGGCTTATGCGGGATCCCGGTCTGGTGAGCCGCGACGCCAGAACTTCGATGGACGTGTCGGTTTGGTTCTGGCAGAAGAATGTCCGCAATCGTGGTGGGCCGAGTCAGAATAACTTTGGTCTTACGACCAAGGCCATCAACGGAGGGATTGAGTCCAGCTCGAGCCATCCGTCGGCTGTCAAACGGTACAAGCACTACCGAGCTGTTGCCAGCGCGTGGGGAATCAACAACGTAGCCATCAATCAGTACTAG
- the LOC119770400 gene encoding endochitinase At2g43610-like — MALDESELHQIVNDCGYGPLVGDLAAMILRQTNELTADRNEAAMFLAQLILESGGFLYREEIGGAKQRYAPYHGRGYIQLTWEPNYRAASLDLFGDERLVRDPDAVSRNPDLSMQVSVWFWKKHVRPGGGPAQNNFGLTTKAINGGLPGGSNNKSSRKRYDFYKKAAAVLGVRTLASEEW, encoded by the coding sequence ATGGCGCTGGACGAGTCGGAACTGCACCAGATCGTGAACGATTGCGGGTACGGACCGCTGGTCGGTGACCTGGCCGCGATGATCCTCCGCCAGACGAACGAGCTCACCGCGGATCGTAACGAGGCGGCCATGTTCCTGGCGCAGCTCATCCTCGAGAGCGGCGGTTTCCTGTACCGGGAGGAGATTGGCGGTGCCAAGCAGCGTTACGCGCCGTACCATGGCCGTGGGTACATCCAGCTGACCTGGGAACCGAACTACCGGGCGGCCTCGCTGGACCTGTTCGGGGACGAGCGGCTGGTTCGCGATCCGGACGCGGTTTCGCGGAATCCGGACCTGTCGATGCAGGTATCGGTTTGGTTCTGGAAGAAGCACGTGCGACCTGGGGGAGGGCCGGCTCAGAACAACTTTGGACTGACTACGAAGGCCATCAACGGAGGACTGCCCGGGGGATCCAACAACAAGAGTTCCCGCAAGCGGTACGATTTCTACAAGAAGGCTGCGGCCGTGTTGGGCGTTCGTACGCTGGCCAGTGAAGAGTGGTGA